The sequence CCGCCATACGTAAAGCAACGGTGGTTTTTCCTGTACCTGGGTTACCGGTAAAACACATATGAAGAGTAGGACTCTCGGAGCTTAGCTCTAATTGTCTTCTCACTTTATCTACCAGCAAGAGAGCCGCTGTTTCTTTTATGCGTGTTTTAACCGGAGTCAATCCCACAAGCTCCCGATCAAGTTTACCCAATACCTCTTCAATATGCGTGTTATTGAATTCGGCTTTCAGATCGATGGAATCTTGTGTTTTATCAGTGTCAGCAATTTGTTCAGTCATGGGCAGTTACGTCTATTAATGTCATTTATCATCGGTTTCCAATCAGGACGGTACACACCTGAGCAGATGTGCACCGTCCGGCTACATAGCTCTATCTATAGACGCGCTATAGATATCGCTCTCCTTCAGGTTTATCAACAGCGTACGACTCAATGGTATATCCCACGCTGCGGCCATCGCGCTCCTGTCGCTTCAATCTAAATCCAGGCTCTTCCGTTGGCCGATTGACAATGTAAGACATTGCCGGTGATTCGACACCTCGGGAACTGTCAAATGCCGTCACCCGAATATAGTGCCTTGGAAAAGTTTTACGACAATTGTTTACTTCCAGCATAATTCCCGCAGGGTCCTTCAAATCAAACATGGGCATTCCAAACATCTCCCAATAGGTATTACGTGG comes from Gammaproteobacteria bacterium and encodes:
- a CDS encoding ribulose bisphosphate carboxylase small subunit, whose amino-acid sequence is MMSNHGNRLTQGQFSFLPDLTDEQITKQIKYALQNNWAVSIEYTDDPHPRNTYWEMFGMPMFDLKDPAGIMLEVNNCRKTFPRHYIRVTAFDSSRGVESPAMSYIVNRPTEEPGFRLKRQERDGRSVGYTIESYAVDKPEGERYL